Proteins from one Panthera leo isolate Ple1 chromosome D1, P.leo_Ple1_pat1.1, whole genome shotgun sequence genomic window:
- the TMEM45B gene encoding transmembrane protein 45B isoform X2: MANFKGHALPGSFFLIVGLWWSVKYPLIYFHQKGKSSQLTHYHQRLEIIEAAIRTLFSVIGILAEQFVPDGPYFHLYHENQWVKLMNWQHSTMYLFFAVSGIVDMLTYLIAHVPLGVDRLVMAMAVFTEGFLFYYHVHNRPPLDQHIHSLLLCALFGGTFSIFLEVILRDNIVLQLFRTTLVILQGTWFWQIGFVLFPPFGAPEWDQKDEANIMFITMCFCWHYMAALCIVAINYSLVYCHLTRLKRCGGEIIGIQKLKSDHTYQTALLTGSDEE, encoded by the exons ATGGCAAACTTTAAGGGCCATGCTCTCCCAGGGAGTTTTTTCTTGATAGTTGGACTGTGGTGGTCAGTGAAGTATCCACTGATATACTTCCACCAAAAGGGGAAAAGCAGCCAACTGACTCATTACCATCAGCGCCTTGAGATCATTGAAGCCGCAATCCGAACTTTGTTTTCAGTCATTG GGATCCTGGCAGAGCAGTTTGTTCCAGATGGGCCCTACTTCCACCTGTACCATGAAAACCAGTGGGTGAAGTTGATGAACTGGCAGCACAGCACCATGTATCTGTTCTTTGCAGTCTCGGGAATCGTGGACATGCTCACCTATCTCATCGCCCACGTTCCCCTGGGGGTGGACAGATTGGTTATGGCTATGGCAGTATTCACTGAAG GTTTTCTCTTCTACTACCATGTCCATAACCGACCACCCTTGGACCAGCACATCCACTCACTCCTGCTGTGTGCACTGTTTGGAGGGACTTTCAGCATCTTCTTAGAGGTGATCCTCCGGGACAACATTGTGCTGCAACTTTTCCGAACCACTCTTGTTAttcttcagggcacctggttcTGGCAG ATTGGGTTTGTGCTGTTCCCACCGTTTGGAGCACCCGAATGGGACCAGAAAGATGAAGCAAACATCATGTTCATCACCATGTGTTTCTGCTGGCACTACATGGCTGCCCTCTGCATTGTGGCCATCAACTACTCTCTCGTTTACTG CCATTTGACTCGGTTAAAGAGGTGCGGAGGAGAAATCATTGGGATTcagaagctgaagtcagatcacACTTACCAGACGGCCCTCCTGACTGGCTCAGATGAAGAGTGA
- the TMEM45B gene encoding transmembrane protein 45B isoform X1 — protein sequence MEMDWCPRTLMANFKGHALPGSFFLIVGLWWSVKYPLIYFHQKGKSSQLTHYHQRLEIIEAAIRTLFSVIGILAEQFVPDGPYFHLYHENQWVKLMNWQHSTMYLFFAVSGIVDMLTYLIAHVPLGVDRLVMAMAVFTEGFLFYYHVHNRPPLDQHIHSLLLCALFGGTFSIFLEVILRDNIVLQLFRTTLVILQGTWFWQIGFVLFPPFGAPEWDQKDEANIMFITMCFCWHYMAALCIVAINYSLVYCHLTRLKRCGGEIIGIQKLKSDHTYQTALLTGSDEE from the exons GTGTCCAAGAACACTGATGGCAAACTTTAAGGGCCATGCTCTCCCAGGGAGTTTTTTCTTGATAGTTGGACTGTGGTGGTCAGTGAAGTATCCACTGATATACTTCCACCAAAAGGGGAAAAGCAGCCAACTGACTCATTACCATCAGCGCCTTGAGATCATTGAAGCCGCAATCCGAACTTTGTTTTCAGTCATTG GGATCCTGGCAGAGCAGTTTGTTCCAGATGGGCCCTACTTCCACCTGTACCATGAAAACCAGTGGGTGAAGTTGATGAACTGGCAGCACAGCACCATGTATCTGTTCTTTGCAGTCTCGGGAATCGTGGACATGCTCACCTATCTCATCGCCCACGTTCCCCTGGGGGTGGACAGATTGGTTATGGCTATGGCAGTATTCACTGAAG GTTTTCTCTTCTACTACCATGTCCATAACCGACCACCCTTGGACCAGCACATCCACTCACTCCTGCTGTGTGCACTGTTTGGAGGGACTTTCAGCATCTTCTTAGAGGTGATCCTCCGGGACAACATTGTGCTGCAACTTTTCCGAACCACTCTTGTTAttcttcagggcacctggttcTGGCAG ATTGGGTTTGTGCTGTTCCCACCGTTTGGAGCACCCGAATGGGACCAGAAAGATGAAGCAAACATCATGTTCATCACCATGTGTTTCTGCTGGCACTACATGGCTGCCCTCTGCATTGTGGCCATCAACTACTCTCTCGTTTACTG CCATTTGACTCGGTTAAAGAGGTGCGGAGGAGAAATCATTGGGATTcagaagctgaagtcagatcacACTTACCAGACGGCCCTCCTGACTGGCTCAGATGAAGAGTGA